AGAATTGGGCGTGTAAACATACTTGTTCTGGCAAACGGTGCACCTAGGTAGAAGGAAGGATAAGTAATCAATAACGGGTAAGGCGAAGCGAACATACGTGACGAAAGTCTGAAAAGATATTGTCAATAATTGAAGAGCAAAAAGGTACGATACGCACTGTCATTGGTTCATCAGCACTTCGTGTTTGTTGTTGACGATAGACACATTTACGCTACAAGCCATCAGCGTTGCGATAAAGGGCACCACAAAGGTTTGTAACTGACCTGCTTGCACCTCGAACACTGGAACGCATCCGTCTCTGCCTGCTTCTCTGCGGCCGACAGAGATTTGAAGAAATTGTCTTTTTGGATCTGTTCATCAGCGGCCTTTCTTTCCTCGGATGCCATTTCCTGAAGAACCCGACAATTATGAGGTGACCGTCGAGAGTCACAAAGATGTGGCTTACTTGACTAGTCATCTTGCTAAACTTCTCTGGTGAAAGAGAGCCTTCCACTATGCTGGCTCGAAGACTTGGGTTGCTCTTATCCTTGAGATTGACGAACAGAGAGCGAATTTTAGCTTTATACTCCGGGGTGACGCCCTTCATGTTGTTCAAGACACATTTCTCGATTTCGTGAGCTTTCTGGGATACAGTTTCAATGGCTGTAATTCATCCTGTTAGTGACCATTCGACAGTGAGGGTGTATACAACGCACGGGCGGTGGCATCGATGGCAAGAGCATCATAAATGATTTCCACACACTTGTCTCTTGTCTTGTCTCCCGTTTTCCCAGTGACACCGTCTCCCTTCGCGGTGCGTA
This portion of the Psilocybe cubensis strain MGC-MH-2018 chromosome 12, whole genome shotgun sequence genome encodes:
- a CDS encoding Transcription elongation factor S-II, whose amino-acid sequence is MSDTVIELKKAVKQLQTAVNDQEIIAILSTLKQKQITEVILRESKIGLAVGKLRQHASKPVADLAKEIVKHWKTAVEKAKTKPAGSANAAADKKTTNSATTPVTPSGNSANAAVRTAKGDGVTGKTGDKTRDKCVEIIYDALAIDATAPIETVSQKAHEIEKCVLNNMKGVTPEYKAKIRSLFVNLKDKSNPSLRASIVEGSLSPEKFSKMTSQEMASEERKAADEQIQKDNFFKSLSAAEKQAETDAFQCSRCKQRKCVYRQQQTRSADEPMTTFVTCTVCQNKYVYTPNSTNFQVLTSCLDGNFHRFLSDYYLSIICISRPPYASILSTLLNPKPSRDL